The DNA region CAAATAATTAAATTCTCCTGGGACCGGTAAAAACCACGGCGATCTGGTGACACGGAAGCCCTATCCCAACCATTACCGGCAAAAGACAGGTTTATGGAGACATCACTCAAATCGTCTGGCAAATTGTTTCTCCAATTTATCTGTCCACGGACGGTATTACCAAGCTTGCTAATATATTCACCCGATTGAGTGCCTTCGATGTCCATCCTAAGGGCCAAAGCCGGCTGTCTTATAAAGACCGGCTCGCTGTGTGACAACAATTCCGTGCCAATTATTCTTTCGTCAGTCTGACTCTGAATGCCCACAAAATATCTAAAATTCTTCTCATCTCCGTCTTGCCCACCGATTATTCCTCTTAAAACAATTTCTGACCGACCCCTTGGCTCTAAATCTCCAATAACCCAAATTCTGTTATCGAAAGACGGTTCTGGCAAAGACTGGGTAAAAGAAAATTCCGGCGGATATTCGGCAATAAGCATCAGGTTCTTCAAAACCGAAGTTGAATTAGAAATAATAGAAATTCTTGATTCTATTTCTTGACCAGATCTTGCTTCAGGCGACGCTAAAACAGAAACAGAAATCGGCGCAGAACGAAGCTCAACTTTGTAAATTTCCTCCTTAGCAAAAACACTTCGCCCTTCGCGAGTCTTGTATTGTACTAAAATTTTTATTTCCTTGATGCTCTGTGCCGGACCAAACAAAACTGAATTAAACACTCTTGAAAAGCGGCCGTCTTTTGGGGACAAAACCCCAACTATTTCTTCTTGTCTCAAAATTGGCTTTTGTAAATCCATTGGATCTCTTGTCCCGTCCGGATACTCCAGAATTAAAACCACATCTTCAAGTAGAATCCGATTTTTATTAACTACCGAAACGTCAAGGGAAAGCTCCTGCCCGGATTCAATTGCTGACAAACCCTTTACATCAATAATTACTTTGTCAGAGCTGATTCTGTTAAACCCAAAAAAAATCGCTACCATGGCAAGCGAAACTGCCAAGATAGAAAACGAGATTGAAAAAAACAGCGATCTTCTCAGAAAATTTTGAGAAAAATGAAATTTCTTTTTCGCCTTCTTCTCAATTTCCGGCCAATTTTCCCGAGCTTCAGTTTTTTGGCTATCCAAGGAGTGGCGAGATTTTCGCAAAATCGAAGGCCGATTTTGAGCATAAAGTTCTTTTTCCAGTCTATCTATGGCATTTAGCTCGTTCTGGTCTTTTGGATTTTTACCCTTCCTAATATCATTCATACAGAAAAGATTTTAACATAAATATAAGGATAGAGCGCTCGGTTTTTACAAAATTATTGTTTGTCTTTTTTACCAAACTAAGCTAACTAAAAAGCTGGCTGGCCTTAAAGGAAGCGTTTATTTCCTTCACTGCTTCACGCCTCCACGAAGAAAAAATTTTCAAATCTTCCGGTAACAAATTTTCTTTTTGCAAAAAAACTTGCCAAGGCCCACCGTCTCCAAGATACCCCAGAAAATTTAGAGAGCGCAAAATCGCTATGCATTCAAAATTTTTCAATTGTTCGGGAGACAAGGGGTTGAGAAGTAAAAAATTAATGTCGTTTTTGATTGAGTCAAAAAAAATATGATTCTGCTCATCTTCAGGTAAAAGTTTTTGAATAAGAGTGAAAAAACGAGCAATAAAATAAAATTTGTCGTCAGCTTGGAGAGCAAAATAGAGATTTAAATTCGACAGAGCATCGGTAATTTTCCAACCATTCTTACCCTTAATAAAGGTAAAATTGCCGGCAGAATAATCGGTCAAGGCCGGCTTGAGTTTCGAGTGGGGCGCCCGAGCGCTTTGCGCTCGGGCGTAAATCAAGCCCAAATCGCGAGTAAAGATTTTGTACATTTTACTGGCTTCGCCTGAATTAAAATTTGCCAAAACAAAGCCGGGAGTATGATATTTTTGATACATTTATAACTCTTCCAATTTAATACCACCTTCGCCAAATTCAATTTTCACCTTAGTCTGCTTATAAATTTCCTTTTCCAATCCCCCTAGAGAATTTTTCAAGCTAGAATCAAAAATAAATTCGGCCTGATCTTGCGGTTTGAGGTTTTTTTTCTTTCTTAGATCCTGAATCTGGCGAACCAAATCTCGGAATCGACCTTCTTTTTCAAGTTCCGGAGTAATTTTAGAATCAAGTAAAACCTCTTCTGAAAGAGTCTCAGCAAAAATTATCTCCTTCACATTTACCTCATCCTTTACAAGATTTGTTAGCTCTTCCTGATTTTGCAGTTTCAAACTTTTAACTTCCAGTTTCCCTAAGGGTTGCCGAACTTTCAGGCCCGCCTTCGCCCTCTGTTCAAGCGCCAAAGAAACAATTCTCCTAACTTCTTTCATGTCTTCTAAAATTTTTGTTTCGAGTTTTGTATGTCGGGCTGTATTTTTAGGCCAATCTTTCAGATGAACACTTTCAGGCCCACCCTCATATTTTTCCTTCAATGATTGATAAATTAATTCAGCAAAAAACGGTATAAACGGCGCAATAATAACCGACAAATTCTCCAAAACAAAATAAGTTGTCGTCAAAGCTGTGTTTTTATCCGACTCATTTTCATCATTTTTAAATCTGTCTCGCGAGCGCCGCAAATACCAAGTTGAAAGATCATCAACAAAATCAGTTATTGAGCGAGTCGCCCGATCAAGCGCATACCTTTCCAAAGATTGGGTGACTTCTTCAAGAAGTTCATCTAAACGAGCTAAAATCCAAATGTCTAAAACATTCGGAGAATCCGGCCGGCCTTGAACTTTTAAGCCCGATTTTTCATAAAGTTTATAAAATTGCAAAACATTTCCAAGCCGCAACAAAACTTTTTGCATTGCTTCCTGAACGCCCTTTTCCGAAAAATTCAAATCCTGACCACGAACAACCGGCGATGTTAAAAGATACAAACGCATTGCGTCAGCCCCATACTTTTTTACGATTTCCATCGGATCTGGATAATTTTTCAACCGCTTGGACATTTTTTGTCCGTCTTCAGCCAAAATCGTGCCATTTACTACAACAGCTTTATAAGGACTCTTACCAAAAAGCAAAGTCCCCAAGACTAGCATTGAATAAAACCAGCCGCGGGTTTGATCCAACCCTTCAGCAATAAAATCCGCCGGGTAACCGACTGGCCGATTGAAAATTCCCGGGCGCGGATTGAAAATTTTCAGGTTTTCAAAAGGAAAATGGTTTTGAGCGTAGGGCATTGAACCGGATTCAAACCAGCAATCAAAAACTTCCGGTACCCTTTTCATTTCCCCGCCACATTTACACTGAAATTTTATTTCATCAATAAAAGGTCTGTGAAGTTCGAGTTCAAAATTTTCATTTCTCGGTAATGGTAAATATTTTATCTCCTTAAATCCGCCGGTTTTTACGTAGTCGTCGTGAAGATTCTTCTCTGCTACAGACTGACCATCGCTCCAGCCCAAAGCGCCGGCTTCCATCATCCAAATCGGATATTCGTGAGTAACAATCAAAATGTTTTTGCCTTCATACCTTCTTTCCATTTCAGAAAGAAAATCACAAACTCTTTTTTTGACATCAGAAAGATTCTCTCCACCATTCGGCCTTTTGGTTACCTTCTCTAAAGTTGAAGAAAAATATTTCCTATACTCCTCAATCGGTTTTAGATTAAATTCTCCAGAATCTATCTCTCTAATTCTTTTGTCAAAAAAGATTTTTTCAGAAGGTAGATTTAATTCTTCAGCAATAATTTCTGTAGTTTCTTTGGTTCGGAAAAAATCTGAAGAAAAAACTAGGTCAATTCTTTCTTCCTCTCAAATGACGGGCGGTTTTTTGGGCCTCCAGACGACCCTTCTCCGTCAGATAATGCGGGTTTTCCGGTCTACCACTAACTATGTTTTTAGCATTACTCTCGGCCTCACCATGGCGGACCAAGATGTAATTGTTTTTGGATTGAAGCTTACTGCTTAATTTTTCAACCGAACCGACAATTTCTTTAAACTCGCATTTTTCACATTTCCAAACCGGAACCGGCGCTCCCCAAAAACGGCTTCGTGAAATTGACCAATCTTTTGCATCCGCAAGCCAATTGCCAAATCGGTATTTGCCAACTTCTTCCGGCACCCATTTTATTTTCTTGTTTTCAGCGACTAACTTATCACGGTGTTTCGAAACTTCAACAAACCAAGAACTAGATGCGTAATTGAGAAGTGGCGTATCACAGCGCCAACAGTGCGGATATGAATGAACCACTTTTTTCTTTGAGAAAAGAAGCCCTTTATGCGCCAAATTTTTGATAATTTCGATGTCAGTTCGCTGACTGTCTTCCTTGGGCTTCACAAGTAGGCCGGCAAAATCTTTAACCTCCGGTTTGAATTTACCGGTAACGTCGACGTGCTGAATAAATGGTAGATTTTCTCTTTTTGATAATTCATAGTCTTCCGAACCGAAAGCCGGCGCGATGTGAACAATGCCTGTACCCTCTTCAAGAGACACGAAATTATCTGCATAAACTTTCCAGCCGTTTTCTCTACCTTTTAAGCTTGTGTCATTTGAGTAATAATCAAAAAGCGGCTCATATTTGAAACCAACCAATTTTTTGCCTTTAAATTCCTCAATAATTTCATACTGCTTGTCAGCCAAAACTTCGCCGGCTCGGTCCTTGGCTAAAATATAAATTTCATCTTCAAGTTTTACTTTTATATAATCAGCTTCAGAATTTACGGCTAGCGCGACATTGCCCGGGAGTGTCCATGGCGTTGTCGTCCACGCCAATAAGTAAGTTTTTTCAGCTTTTGGAATTTGGAATTTGGAATTTGTTTGTGCTTGAGTGTTTGTAACTTGGAATTTTGCAGTAACTGATATATCGGTCACGTCGCGGTAACCTTGCGCGACTTCAAAATTGGAAAGGGTAGTTTCGCATCTAGGACAAAGATGCATTGACTTGAAACCCTCATAAACCATTCCCTTGTCATACAATGTCTTAAAAGCCCACCAAACTGATTCAGTATAAGAAGCATCCATTGTTCGATAATCTTTTTCCATATCAACAAATCGGCCGAAGCGCGGGATTTGTCGGCGCCACTCGTCGGCATAACGCAAAACGCTATCCGAAGCTTTTTGGTTGAAATTATGGATTCCATAATCAATAATGTCTTTTTTGGTTTTTAGACCGATTTCCTGTTCAATTAAATTTTCAACCGGCAGGCCATGGCAATCCCAACCCCACCTTCTTGGCACGTGATATCCCTGCATAGTTTTGAAGCGAGGAATTACGTCCTTAATTGTTCCAGCTAAAATGTGGCCATAATGAGGTAAACCTGTCGCAAAAGGTGGACCGTCATAAAAAATGAAAGTGCCTTCTGGCGAAGGTTTTTGAAGTGTTTTTTCAAAAATTTTGTTTTCTTGCCAAAATTTCAGGATTTCTTCTTCCCTCTCGGAAAGCTGGTTTTTATTAGACTCGTCGGACATATGAGGATGATTTTAGCATAATTAGGGTATAGGGTTTAGCCACTAGGGTTTAGGAAAAGAAAACGCCCCGCGCGAGTACGCGCGGGGCGAAGGATTCAGGCGCTCTATACAAAGTTCCTAAAAAGTCAAAATTAGAATTTAATAAAGAGTCCGCCAAGCATAATTATTTGAGGCGTCCTTAGCGCAGACTTCCGCAGAATCCTTAACTCCCGACGCTCCTTGAGTAAACCAAAAAGTTCCTCTTTGAGATACATTGCATGATGGTCTGGATTCTTCTGATAAAATTTTTACCCCGCCGTTTACCTGCAATTTTGCGCTCGGATCAGCCGTGCCGATTCCGACATTGCCGGATTTGGTCATTAAAAAATTTGGAATTTGATTGATACCGTCAGAAATAACAAACGAAGCGTCTCTTGTACCATCATTGCCAACCTGCCAAGTCCCCTCGCGATTTTTAAAATAAACTAAAGATGACTCCTTATTACCACCTGCTTCTATAGAAACAATCGTATATCCATCGGGTCTAAAGAGGTGTAAAAGAGTCTCAGGATTTGTTGTCCCAATTCCAACATTTCCTCCGCCGGTAGAGGTGATTCTCATCCTTTCTGTGTTGTTAGTTCCAAAACGAAGATAACCATTTTCAAAGTTCCAAATAGTAGAGTTCAATTGGTTGTTATTCATTCCGACAAACAAACCGTCGGTGGCAAGGTGGCCACTGTTGTCGTTAGTAAGAAGTATGGCGCTCTCTCCACTTTGGGCAACATGGAGTCTTTTTTGCGGATTTTCTGTTCCGATACCGACATTACCCTCAAAACTACTGTCTCGACTTGAATATTGTCTAAAACCACCAACAGAAACAACTCCGTCTCCGCTACTACTAATGCCAAAAACTCCTGTCCCAAGTTGACTAGAACCCATTATTCCTTTTCCAAATTCACTAACCCCTTTTATTCCTGCCCCAGCGAAAAAAGGATTTTTACTGTACCCGTAAATTGCCGTGGCTGTTTCTAGGCCATCCGGACCATCAAATTCTTCCGTAGAGATGGCTCCCAACATAATAGGAATGGGTGGTAACCAGTCATCTCCTATGTGAATCACATCGTTTGTATCAAATTCCAAATTCCTCAAAAAACTGTTGGCGACCCACTTTTGGCCGTCACACTTTACTGTCTGGCCCTTGACCCCTATTGGCAAAAGAGTTGAGCCGCAAGTTCCGGAAACTTTTTTTGAATCAAGTTTTGTCAAAGTTTCGTTTGTCTCCAGTAAAGACAGACTGGTATTTAAATTTTGTTTAGTGGAAATTAAAGCGGTTGACTTAGGTTTAGACGAGACAACTTGCGCTGATTGTTCTAAGCCCGACAGATAATTTATTATTGCGCTGAAAAATGATTGTAGCGGATTCTGAACGGTCTGCTCTTCAGCGTAAGCACTTGTGGTAGAAAAAAAGAGAAGTGAAAAAATGAATATCGCGAACACTAAATTTTTCATATTTTTCATGTTAATTATTAGTTATTTAGCTGATAAAAAGCACAAAAATTATATCACATCCTCTCCGGCACCTTTATACCTAAGAGATTAAGGCCGTTTGTAAGGGTGATAAGAAAAGCTGCGGTTAGGGCGATTTTGTAAGGAGAGTTTTGGTCGACGAGATCAACAATTTTTTCTTTGGCGTAAAAACTGTTGAACGCTCCGGACAGCTCGATCAAATATCCGACCAGCTTTTGCGGTGCAAAATCTCTTGCCGCAACTTCTACCACGCTCGGAAATCTGTACAGCAGTTTTTCAACATCGTTCACATTCTCCCCTCCTCTTTTGACACCGGCTTTTACTTTTTCTGTTCGCGCTTTTTCCAAAACCGACTTCGCCCGCACAGCCGAATACTGCAAATATGGTCCGGAATCACCTTCAAATGAAAGTGATTTTTCAAAATCAAAGACAATGTTCCGGCCAAGAGCTTGTTTCAAAATTGAATATTTCAAAGCGGCCACCGCAATCTGATCAGCAACCTCTTCTTTCTTTTCGATTTGCCGATCTTTCATCTTTTCAAGCGCCATTTTTTTAAGTTCATTCAAAAGCCATTCGCCGGAAATGATACTGCCAGTCCTAGAAGACATCCGGCCTTCCGGCAGACGTAGACGGCCGTGCGAAAGATGCTCTATCTTGCCGTTTAAATCCGGAAAAACGAATTCGGCCGCCTTCATCACGACCTTGTAATATTCGGCTTGCTCAACATCGGTTACGGTAATTGACCGGTCAAATTTAAAAAATTTACGCTTGAGTTCAATCAGTCCCAAATCTTTGGCTTCGTATGTCGGCAGACCTTCTGAATTTATAAAAACTCGTGTGTGGAGACCGGATTTTTCTTCTGGGAAAATTATCGCGTTGTCACTTTTTTCAAAAATATCTGGATTTTTTTCAACCAATTTTTTACCTATTTCTCCGGCTTGGCTTTCAAAAAAGTGACCGTCAAACCTACTTCCAAGTCGAGTATAAATTTCCTCAAAATGCTGTAGCGACAATTCTCGGCCTTTTTTGTAAATTTTATTTATTTCCGGATCAGATTCGTCGTAAATTTTTTTGTTTATTTCAACAATTTCTTTCTTGGCGACCTCATCACCTTCATAAGCCCTATCACCTTCTGCATAAAACTTTCCGAGGTCGTGAATAGCTAATTGTGAATAGTCAAAGTTTTTATCAATAATTGCCCAAATCGCTTTAGCCACATGAAGCCCGACATCGCCGTGATAAGTCACACATTTAAGCTTCGGAGCTTCGGCTTCGAGCAAACGTGAGACCGCCTCGCCAACAATGTTGTTTACTAAGTGGCCAATGTGAAATTCTTTAAAAGGATTCGGCTGGGTATGCTCAATTATTATTTTTTGGCCAGCCAAATTTTTATTCCTGCCCCACCTATCTCCTTCTTTTAAAATTTTCTTTATTTCCTCTACAAAAAATTCTTTTGCTAAATAAAAATTTATAAACCCCGGCCCAGCAATTTCAATTTTTTCAATTTCCTTAGGTTTTGACGCTATCATATATGGTAGTAGTTTTTCGGCAATCTCACGCGGATTTTTATTCAAGTCTTTTGCATAAACCAAAGAAACATTTGAGGAAAAATCTCCATGAGAAATTTCAGCAGGATGCTCAAGCTCTATCCTTGGATCTTTAACCCCAAAACTTTCCAGAGCTCCTTTTATTAAATTTTCCAGCTTTTCTTTCATTTGTATTTCCCTAAACCCTATTGGCTACACCCTATACCCTAGACCCTATTTCCTCCCCGTACTACCCCACCGACCTTCGCCACGACTGGAAGACGAGAGCTCATCAACTTTCTCAAAACCGGCAAAAACCACCGGATGCACAATCAGCTGGGCAATTTTGTCGCCTTTTTCTATTGTATAAGATTCGTGCCCAAGGTTAACTAAATGCACATTATACTCCCCGCGATAGCCAGCATCATAAACCCCGCCCATCACATGAAGTCCGGCTTTGGAAATACTGCCTTTGTCATGAACAATAGCTCCAAAACCTTCCGGAAATTCCAAAGCGAAACCCAAAAAGAAAATGTACCGCTCACCTGGTTTTAAAATTTTGTCTTCCAGCGAATACAAATCCAAACCAATATCGCCCGGATGAGCGTAAGACGGAATTTTGGCCTCGGAATTCAAAATTTTTATTTTAAAAATCGGTTTATCCATAACCTAGAAATTATATCTTGATTGGTATTAAAAAGAAAAAGAGCGCCCAGACCAGATGGTCAAGGCGCCCTGAGGGTGAACGAGAGAGAGGATCAGTAGTAGACGATTTGGATCGTCGGTTTGACGAGAATGCAGACCGAGGTGTCTGCACTGCAGGACAGGTTCTTTTCACAATCAATCGGTCGATTGCAGAACCCGATGCGATCTTTGCACTCGCATTTGTCCATGACCACGATGGACACCATGCCCTCTGCCATGAAAAGCTGGGTAGCTCTCCCGACAAAGAGTTCTCCATCAGAGAACTGGATGGCCAGTCCGAGGACCGGCCGGCCGTGCCTCATGGCGAGAAAGCCGGAGATGTGGTCAACCCCGTTGTTCTCGTCAGAGGAAAGAGGAGTCACCGCTTCAAACTCGATCCAGTTCTCAGTGAGGATGAACTCCTGCTTGATGACAAAAGTCGTCCCATCGACGACAACTGTCATCCTGTCTCCATCGTAGTGCACGATGATTTTGCGGTCACCATCGGCGCTCGAGTAGGCGATGTAGAAGAGGTCTCCGATGGGAAGCTCGTCCCGAACATCCGGAACCATCTGCCGAACAACCGGTTGAGCCATGAGATTGGCCGGGAAGAAAACGAAAGCGACCATCAGAGCGAGGGTGTACACCACATGTTTGCACTTCATGTTCTACTCCTTGGCTTGGGATGAGGTATTCATCGACGAACCAATCCCCACTCGTACGTCCGAGTAGTTGAAAGACCAGACTGAAACTGTCCAACCCGATTGTGAATTCTGACATTCTCCCTTCTGGTCAGCAGACCGGTATCGACATCAAGGAAGTAAGTATTGGCGCCATAGTAGAAATCCAGGCGCCCCTTCTCATCTTCCTCTTCAAACTTGTAGTGCCGGTTGACAACCTTGTAGACCTTTCGGCCATTCAAAACATCTTCCTGGACCTCTCCTTTGGAGATTTGCTGGGCAAGATCGTTAGCCCAACAGTTTCTCCAGAAAAGCCATGCTTCAATGTTGGCCCCGCAGGAAACAGGCAGTCCAGACGTTGCAGGATTACCTAGTTCCAAACTGGCCGACTCCATCCAATCCTCATCGCAGAGGCCGGACAGATTGAAGCGTTTGGTCTTTGTGCTCCCATCAGGCTGAACCACCTCCGCCACCCCAACAACCAAACTGGTACTCTTGTCCTCCGTGAGACGAACGATAGTAACCGGTTGGTCGGAGATGTCATGCCGGAAGATTTCCGACACCAAACTTGTAGGGGTCATAGTCATCGTGGTGAGAATCTGAACACGGTGGTGTTCGCCAGCCACAAGTGCCTGGCGAATGGCCGCCTCAGGATCTCTCTCTCCAACCTGACTGTCTTGAAGATTCATCTCGTAGTAGGTGACGTCTTCCGTCATCTCGATCACGATCTTCTTCTCGGCAGAGTTGACCTTGTCGCGGAACCGCTCCGCGATCTCTGCGGCAGTAGGCAGTACTTCTGCCACGACTGCGTCCCGCGTAGGCGGATCTGCCTGCGACGAAACGATCGCCGCAAGGAATGCCGAGATCAAAACCAGGATCCTGTTGAACTCCTTCATGCGTGTCTCCTTGTTTTTTCTCTGTGCTCTCTCTCAAAGAGCTGGTGTTTTGGTAATTCTGCTACCATTATAGCAAAAAAACCGTTTTGTCAACAGGTTGTGGAGAATTATGGATTAGAGCCCCCGCTTCCTCGCCAAGGCGAGGAAGCGGGGGCCTGATTTAATTTCTTAAAATTTTATCTATTTTTTGAGCAATCTTGATGAAATCTTTTTCCTTTTTACCACGGGTTGTCTCGGCCGCGGTGCCAAGCCGGATCCCGGACGGATCAACTGGGCTACGAGAATCAAACGGAATAGTATTTTTATTAACAATGATTCCGGCTTTTTCCAATTTATCACTGGCTTCTTTGCCGCCAATTCCTCCTGCCCTGAGCGAAGTCGAAGGGTTTCCGTTATTCCAGACGTCAACCAAAAGTAAATGTGAATCAGTGCCGCCGGAAATTATTCGCCAGCCGAGTTTTTGCAGTTCTTGAGCGAGCGCTTGGGCATTTTTAACAACTTGTTTGGTATATTTTTTAAATTCCGGTTTATCCGCCTCTGCTAAAGCTACGGCGACCGAAGCGATTTGATTCAAATGTGGACCGCCCTGAAGTCCCGGAAAAACCGCCCTATCAATTTTTTTATTCAGTTCTCTTTCATCAATTCTGGAAAAAATCATGGCTGAACGCGGGCCACGCAAAGTTTTATGAACAGTCGTTGTTACAACATCAGCGTAGGGAAAGGGTGATGGATAAACTCCGCCGGCAATAAGTCCGGCAATGTGAGACATGTCCACCATTAAATAAGCGCCCCTTCGACCTTGCTCAGGGTAAACCACAGAATCCGCAATTTCTCTAAATTTTTTCCAATCAATAATTCGCGGGTAAGCGGTAAAGCCGGCGACAATTATTCTCGGCTTTTCTTTTTTGGCGATTTTTTTCAACTCTTCGTAATTTATCGTCTCGGTATTCTTGTCCACACCATACGGAACCTGCTTCCAAATTTTTCCGGTAATTGAAACCTTGTGGCCGTGAGTCAGATGGCCGCCGTGGTCGAGCGACATGCCCATAATCTTTCCTTGCTCCGCCGAAGCATTCTGCGAAGGCGAGACGCCTGCTGGAACAAGTGCGAGATAAACGGCGACAT from Candidatus Paceibacterota bacterium includes:
- the dut gene encoding dUTP diphosphatase, producing the protein MDKPIFKIKILNSEAKIPSYAHPGDIGLDLYSLEDKILKPGERYIFFLGFALEFPEGFGAIVHDKGSISKAGLHVMGGVYDAGYRGEYNVHLVNLGHESYTIEKGDKIAQLIVHPVVFAGFEKVDELSSSSRGEGRWGSTGRK
- the glyA gene encoding serine hydroxymethyltransferase gives rise to the protein MKDKEIEKLIKAEEKRQKSVINLIASENYVSSDVLKALGSELTNKYAEGYSKYRYYGGNEISDKVEDLAKKRALKLFKLNPAKWSVNVQPLSGSPANVAVYLALVPAGVSPSQNASAEQGKIMGMSLDHGGHLTHGHKVSITGKIWKQVPYGVDKNTETINYEELKKIAKKEKPRIIVAGFTAYPRIIDWKKFREIADSVVYPEQGRRGAYLMVDMSHIAGLIAGGVYPSPFPYADVVTTTVHKTLRGPRSAMIFSRIDERELNKKIDRAVFPGLQGGPHLNQIASVAVALAEADKPEFKKYTKQVVKNAQALAQELQKLGWRIISGGTDSHLLLVDVWNNGNPSTSLRAGGIGGKEASDKLEKAGIIVNKNTIPFDSRSPVDPSGIRLGTAAETTRGKKEKDFIKIAQKIDKILRN
- a CDS encoding class I tRNA ligase family protein, which encodes MSDESNKNQLSEREEEILKFWQENKIFEKTLQKPSPEGTFIFYDGPPFATGLPHYGHILAGTIKDVIPRFKTMQGYHVPRRWGWDCHGLPVENLIEQEIGLKTKKDIIDYGIHNFNQKASDSVLRYADEWRRQIPRFGRFVDMEKDYRTMDASYTESVWWAFKTLYDKGMVYEGFKSMHLCPRCETTLSNFEVAQGYRDVTDISVTAKFQVTNTQAQTNSKFQIPKAEKTYLLAWTTTPWTLPGNVALAVNSEADYIKVKLEDEIYILAKDRAGEVLADKQYEIIEEFKGKKLVGFKYEPLFDYYSNDTSLKGRENGWKVYADNFVSLEEGTGIVHIAPAFGSEDYELSKRENLPFIQHVDVTGKFKPEVKDFAGLLVKPKEDSQRTDIEIIKNLAHKGLLFSKKKVVHSYPHCWRCDTPLLNYASSSWFVEVSKHRDKLVAENKKIKWVPEEVGKYRFGNWLADAKDWSISRSRFWGAPVPVWKCEKCEFKEIVGSVEKLSSKLQSKNNYILVRHGEAESNAKNIVSGRPENPHYLTEKGRLEAQKTARHLRGRKN
- a CDS encoding recombination protein O N-terminal domain-containing protein encodes the protein MYQKYHTPGFVLANFNSGEASKMYKIFTRDLGLIYARAQSARAPHSKLKPALTDYSAGNFTFIKGKNGWKITDALSNLNLYFALQADDKFYFIARFFTLIQKLLPEDEQNHIFFDSIKNDINFLLLNPLSPEQLKNFECIAILRSLNFLGYLGDGGPWQVFLQKENLLPEDLKIFSSWRREAVKEINASFKASQLFS
- a CDS encoding class I tRNA ligase family protein; the protein is MIAEELNLPSEKIFFDKRIREIDSGEFNLKPIEEYRKYFSSTLEKVTKRPNGGENLSDVKKRVCDFLSEMERRYEGKNILIVTHEYPIWMMEAGALGWSDGQSVAEKNLHDDYVKTGGFKEIKYLPLPRNENFELELHRPFIDEIKFQCKCGGEMKRVPEVFDCWFESGSMPYAQNHFPFENLKIFNPRPGIFNRPVGYPADFIAEGLDQTRGWFYSMLVLGTLLFGKSPYKAVVVNGTILAEDGQKMSKRLKNYPDPMEIVKKYGADAMRLYLLTSPVVRGQDLNFSEKGVQEAMQKVLLRLGNVLQFYKLYEKSGLKVQGRPDSPNVLDIWILARLDELLEEVTQSLERYALDRATRSITDFVDDLSTWYLRRSRDRFKNDENESDKNTALTTTYFVLENLSVIIAPFIPFFAELIYQSLKEKYEGGPESVHLKDWPKNTARHTKLETKILEDMKEVRRIVSLALEQRAKAGLKVRQPLGKLEVKSLKLQNQEELTNLVKDEVNVKEIIFAETLSEEVLLDSKITPELEKEGRFRDLVRQIQDLRKKKNLKPQDQAEFIFDSSLKNSLGGLEKEIYKQTKVKIEFGEGGIKLEEL
- the argS gene encoding arginine--tRNA ligase; amino-acid sequence: MKEKLENLIKGALESFGVKDPRIELEHPAEISHGDFSSNVSLVYAKDLNKNPREIAEKLLPYMIASKPKEIEKIEIAGPGFINFYLAKEFFVEEIKKILKEGDRWGRNKNLAGQKIIIEHTQPNPFKEFHIGHLVNNIVGEAVSRLLEAEAPKLKCVTYHGDVGLHVAKAIWAIIDKNFDYSQLAIHDLGKFYAEGDRAYEGDEVAKKEIVEINKKIYDESDPEINKIYKKGRELSLQHFEEIYTRLGSRFDGHFFESQAGEIGKKLVEKNPDIFEKSDNAIIFPEEKSGLHTRVFINSEGLPTYEAKDLGLIELKRKFFKFDRSITVTDVEQAEYYKVVMKAAEFVFPDLNGKIEHLSHGRLRLPEGRMSSRTGSIISGEWLLNELKKMALEKMKDRQIEKKEEVADQIAVAALKYSILKQALGRNIVFDFEKSLSFEGDSGPYLQYSAVRAKSVLEKARTEKVKAGVKRGGENVNDVEKLLYRFPSVVEVAARDFAPQKLVGYLIELSGAFNSFYAKEKIVDLVDQNSPYKIALTAAFLITLTNGLNLLGIKVPERM